From the Amycolatopsis thermoflava N1165 genome, one window contains:
- the rplB gene encoding 50S ribosomal protein L2, translating into MGIRKYKPTTPGRRGSSVSDFAEITRSEPEKSLLRPLSKSGGRNSSGKITTRHKGGGHKRAYRVIDFRRNDKDGIPAKVAHIEYDPNRTARIALLHYADGEKRYIIAPDKLKQGDTVEAGPRADIKPGNNLPLRNIPVGTVVHAIELRPGGGAKIARSAGARVQLVAKDGPYAQLRMPSGEIRNVDVRNRATVGEVGNSEHQNINWGKAGRNRWRGKRPTVRGVVMNPVDHPHGGGEGKTSGGRHPVNPNGKPEGRTRRRKPSDALIVRRRRTGKKR; encoded by the coding sequence ATGGGTATTCGTAAGTACAAGCCGACGACTCCGGGCCGCCGTGGCTCGAGCGTGTCGGACTTCGCCGAGATCACCCGGTCCGAGCCGGAGAAGTCGCTGCTGCGCCCGCTGAGCAAGTCGGGCGGCCGCAACTCCTCGGGCAAGATCACCACCCGGCACAAGGGTGGCGGCCACAAGCGGGCCTACCGGGTCATCGACTTCCGGCGCAACGACAAGGACGGCATCCCGGCCAAGGTCGCGCACATCGAGTACGACCCCAACCGGACCGCCCGCATCGCGCTGCTGCACTACGCGGACGGCGAGAAGCGCTACATCATCGCGCCGGACAAGCTCAAGCAGGGCGACACGGTGGAAGCCGGCCCGCGCGCCGACATCAAGCCGGGCAACAACCTGCCGCTGCGCAACATCCCGGTCGGCACCGTGGTGCACGCCATCGAGCTGCGTCCCGGTGGCGGCGCGAAGATCGCCCGCTCCGCCGGCGCCCGCGTGCAGCTGGTCGCCAAGGACGGCCCGTACGCCCAGCTGCGGATGCCCTCGGGCGAAATCCGCAACGTGGACGTGCGCAACCGCGCCACCGTCGGCGAGGTCGGCAACTCCGAGCACCAGAACATCAACTGGGGCAAGGCGGGCCGCAACCGCTGGCGCGGCAAGCGCCCGACCGTCCGTGGTGTCGTGATGAACCCGGTCGACCACCCGCACGGTGGTGGTGAGGGCAAGACCTCGGGTGGTCGCCACCCGGTGAACCCGAACGGCAAGCCGGAGGGCCGCACCCGCCGCCGCAAGCCGTCCGACGCACTGATCGTCCGCCGCCGGCGTACCGGCAAGAAGCGCTGA
- the rpsJ gene encoding 30S ribosomal protein S10: MAGQKIRIRLKAYDHEAIDASARKIVETVTRTGASVVGPVPLPTEKNVYCVIRSPHKYKDSREHFEMRTHKRLIDILDPTPKTVDALMRIDLPASVDVNIQ, translated from the coding sequence ATGGCGGGACAGAAGATCCGCATCAGGCTCAAGGCCTACGACCACGAGGCGATCGATGCCAGCGCGCGCAAGATCGTCGAGACGGTGACGCGCACCGGCGCCTCGGTCGTCGGACCTGTGCCGCTGCCCACCGAGAAGAACGTTTACTGCGTCATCCGCTCGCCGCACAAGTACAAGGACTCGCGCGAGCACTTCGAGATGCGCACGCACAAGCGGCTGATCGACATCCTCGACCCGACGCCGAAGACGGTCGACGCGCTCATGCGCATCGACCTCCCGGCGAGCGTCGACGTCAACATCCAGTAA
- the fusA gene encoding elongation factor G, with product MARDVLTDLNKVRNIGIMAHIDAGKTTTTERILFYTGINYKIGEVHDGAATMDWMEEEQKRGITITSAATTTFWADHQINIIDTPGHVDFTVEVERSLRVLDGAVAVFDGKEGVEPQSEQVWRQADKYEVPRICFVNKMDKLGADFYFTVRTIEERLGARPLVIQLPIGAESDFQGVIDLVRMKALTWRGEVKKGEDYEVEEIPADLADKAAEYRDKLIEAVAETDDALMEKYFGGEELSEADIKAGIRKLTVAREAYPVLCGSAFKNKGVQPMLDAVIDYLPSPLDVPAVEGTLTDGETPASRKPSVDEPFAALAFKIAAHPFFGKLTYVRVYSGKVAAGAQVINSTKERKERIGKLFQMHSNKENPVDEAQAGHIYAVIGLKDTTTGDTLCDPQNPIVLESMTFPEPVIKVAIEPKTKADQEKLSTAIQKLAEEDPTFQVQLDEETGQTIIAGMGELHLEVLVNRMKSDYKVEANIGKPQVAYRETIRRTVEKYEYTHKKQTGGSGQFARVIIKLEPLSTGDGALYEFDNKVTGGRVPREYIPSVDAGAQDAMQYGVLAGYPLVGLKVTLLDGAYHEVDSSEMAFKIAGSMALKEAARQASPVLLEPVMAVEVTTPEDYMGDVIGDLNSRRGQIQAMDERAGTRVVKALVPLSEMFGYVGDLRSRTQGRANYSMTFDSYAEVPSNVAKEIIAKATGE from the coding sequence GTGGCACGCGACGTGCTGACCGACCTGAACAAGGTCCGCAACATCGGCATCATGGCTCACATCGACGCCGGTAAGACCACCACCACCGAGCGGATCCTGTTCTACACCGGGATCAACTACAAGATCGGCGAGGTGCACGACGGCGCCGCGACGATGGACTGGATGGAGGAGGAGCAGAAGCGGGGTATCACCATCACCTCGGCTGCCACCACCACCTTCTGGGCCGACCACCAGATCAACATCATCGACACCCCCGGCCACGTCGACTTCACCGTCGAGGTGGAGCGTTCGCTGCGGGTGCTCGACGGTGCCGTTGCCGTCTTCGACGGCAAGGAGGGTGTCGAGCCCCAGTCCGAGCAGGTCTGGCGCCAGGCCGACAAGTACGAGGTCCCGCGCATCTGCTTCGTCAACAAGATGGACAAGCTGGGCGCGGACTTCTACTTCACCGTGCGCACCATCGAGGAGCGCCTCGGCGCTCGCCCGCTGGTCATCCAGCTGCCGATCGGCGCCGAGAGCGACTTCCAGGGCGTCATCGACCTGGTCCGCATGAAGGCGCTGACCTGGCGGGGCGAGGTCAAGAAGGGCGAGGACTACGAGGTCGAGGAGATCCCGGCCGACCTCGCCGACAAGGCCGCCGAGTACCGCGACAAGCTGATCGAGGCCGTCGCGGAGACCGACGACGCCCTGATGGAGAAGTACTTCGGCGGCGAGGAGCTGTCCGAGGCCGACATCAAGGCCGGCATCCGCAAGCTGACGGTCGCCCGCGAGGCGTACCCGGTGCTGTGCGGCTCCGCGTTCAAGAACAAGGGCGTGCAGCCCATGCTGGACGCGGTGATCGACTACCTGCCGTCGCCGCTGGACGTCCCCGCCGTCGAGGGCACCCTCACCGACGGTGAGACCCCGGCGTCCCGGAAGCCGTCGGTCGACGAGCCGTTCGCGGCGCTGGCGTTCAAGATCGCCGCGCACCCGTTCTTCGGCAAGCTGACCTACGTCCGGGTGTACTCGGGCAAGGTCGCCGCCGGCGCGCAGGTCATCAACTCGACCAAGGAGCGCAAGGAGCGCATCGGGAAGCTCTTCCAGATGCACTCCAACAAGGAGAACCCGGTCGACGAGGCCCAGGCCGGCCACATCTACGCGGTCATCGGCCTGAAGGACACCACGACTGGTGACACCCTGTGCGACCCGCAGAACCCGATCGTCCTCGAGTCGATGACCTTCCCGGAGCCGGTCATCAAGGTGGCCATCGAGCCCAAGACGAAGGCCGACCAGGAGAAGCTGTCGACCGCGATCCAGAAGCTGGCCGAGGAGGACCCCACCTTCCAGGTCCAGCTGGACGAGGAGACCGGTCAGACGATCATCGCGGGCATGGGCGAGCTGCACCTCGAGGTGCTGGTCAACCGCATGAAGTCCGACTACAAGGTCGAGGCGAACATCGGTAAGCCGCAGGTCGCCTACCGCGAGACGATCCGCCGCACGGTCGAGAAGTACGAGTACACGCACAAGAAGCAGACCGGTGGTTCTGGTCAGTTCGCGCGCGTGATCATCAAGCTGGAGCCGCTGTCCACTGGCGACGGCGCCCTCTACGAGTTCGACAACAAGGTCACCGGTGGCCGCGTGCCGCGCGAGTACATCCCGTCGGTGGACGCCGGTGCCCAGGACGCCATGCAGTACGGTGTCCTCGCCGGTTACCCGCTGGTCGGGCTGAAGGTGACCCTGTTGGACGGCGCTTACCACGAGGTCGACTCGTCGGAAATGGCCTTCAAGATCGCCGGTTCCATGGCGCTCAAGGAGGCCGCGCGCCAGGCCAGCCCGGTTCTGCTCGAGCCGGTCATGGCCGTCGAGGTGACCACCCCCGAGGACTACATGGGTGACGTCATCGGCGACCTCAACTCTCGCCGTGGCCAGATCCAGGCCATGGACGAGCGGGCAGGCACCCGAGTCGTGAAGGCACTGGTTCCGCTGTCCGAGATGTTCGGGTACGTCGGCGACCTGCGGTCTCGTACCCAGGGTCGGGCGAACTACTCGATGACGTTCGACTCCTACGCCGAGGTTCCCTCGAACGTCGCGAAGGAGATCATCGCGAAGGCGACGGGGGAGTAA
- the rpsG gene encoding 30S ribosomal protein S7 gives MPRKGPAPKRPLISDPVYGSPLVTQLINKVLTDGKRSLAERIVYGALEGAREKTGTDPVVTLKRALDNVKPSIEVKSRRVGGATYQVPIEVKPGRSTTLALRWIVSFSRARREKTMIERLQNELLDASNGLGASVKRREDTHKMAESNKAFAHYRW, from the coding sequence ATGCCCCGCAAGGGTCCGGCCCCGAAGCGGCCGCTGATCTCCGACCCGGTCTACGGTTCTCCGCTGGTCACGCAGCTGATCAACAAGGTGCTGACCGACGGCAAGCGCTCGCTGGCCGAGCGCATCGTCTACGGCGCGCTGGAAGGCGCCCGTGAGAAGACCGGCACGGATCCCGTCGTCACGCTGAAGCGTGCGCTGGACAACGTGAAGCCGAGCATCGAGGTGAAGAGCCGCCGCGTCGGTGGTGCCACCTACCAGGTGCCGATCGAGGTCAAGCCGGGCCGCTCGACGACCCTTGCGCTGCGGTGGATCGTCAGCTTCTCCCGCGCCCGCCGTGAGAAGACCATGATCGAGCGCCTGCAGAACGAGCTGCTCGATGCGAGCAACGGCCTCGGGGCCAGCGTGAAGCGCCGCGAGGACACCCACAAGATGGCCGAGTCCAACAAGGCGTTCGCCCACTACCGGTGGTGA
- the rpsS gene encoding 30S ribosomal protein S19, whose amino-acid sequence MPRSLKKGPFVDDHLLKKVDALNESGKKTVIKTWSRRSTIIPDMLGHTIAVHDGRKHVPVFVSEAMVGHKLGEFAPTRTFKGHVKDDRKSRRR is encoded by the coding sequence ATGCCGCGTAGCCTGAAGAAGGGCCCGTTCGTGGACGACCACCTGCTCAAGAAGGTGGACGCGCTCAACGAGTCGGGCAAGAAGACCGTGATCAAGACCTGGTCCCGCCGGTCCACGATCATCCCGGACATGCTGGGTCACACCATCGCGGTGCACGACGGCCGCAAGCACGTGCCGGTGTTCGTCAGCGAGGCCATGGTCGGCCACAAGCTTGGCGAGTTCGCTCCGACGCGGACCTTCAAGGGTCACGTCAAGGATGACCGGAAGTCGCGCCGCCGCTGA
- the rpsL gene encoding 30S ribosomal protein S12, which yields MPTIQQLVRKGRQDKAAKQKTAALKGSPQRRGVCTRVYTTTPKKPNSALRKVARVKLTSGIEVTAYIPGEGHNLQEHSMVLVRGGRVKDLPGVRYKIIRGSLDTQGVKNRKQARSRYGAKKEKS from the coding sequence TTGCCCACGATCCAGCAGCTGGTCCGCAAGGGCCGCCAGGACAAGGCTGCCAAGCAGAAGACCGCGGCCCTCAAGGGGAGTCCGCAGCGGCGTGGCGTGTGCACCCGCGTGTACACCACGACGCCCAAGAAGCCGAACTCGGCGCTGCGCAAGGTCGCGCGTGTCAAGCTGACCAGCGGCATCGAGGTCACCGCCTACATCCCGGGCGAGGGCCACAACCTGCAGGAGCACTCGATGGTGCTCGTGCGCGGTGGTCGTGTGAAGGACCTGCCCGGCGTTCGCTACAAGATCATCCGCGGTTCGCTCGACACCCAGGGTGTGAAGAACCGCAAGCAGGCGCGCAGCCGGTACGGCGCGAAGAAGGAGAAGAGCTAA
- the tuf gene encoding elongation factor Tu, giving the protein MAKAKFERSKPHVNIGTIGHVDHGKTTLTAAITKVLHDKYPELNESRAFDQIDNAPEEKQRGITINISHVEYQTEKRHYAHVDAPGHADYIKNMITGAAQMDGAILVVAATDGPMPQTREHVLLARQVGVPYIVVALNKADMVDDEEILELVELEVRELLSSQEFPGDDAPVVKVSGLKALEGDAKWAESVLELMQAVDDNVPDPVRDLDKPFLMPIEDVFTITGRGTVVTGRVERGQINVNEEVEIVGIREKSTKTTVTGVEMFRKLLDSGQAGDNVGLLLRGIKREDVERGQVVVKPGTTTPHTEFEGSVYILSKDEGGRHTPFFNNYRPQFYFRTTDVTGVVTLPEGTEMVMPGDNTEIKVQLIQPVAMDEGLRFAIREGGRTVGAGQVTKIIK; this is encoded by the coding sequence GTGGCGAAGGCGAAGTTCGAGCGGAGCAAGCCGCACGTCAACATCGGGACCATCGGTCACGTCGACCACGGCAAGACCACGCTGACCGCGGCGATCACCAAGGTTCTGCACGACAAGTACCCGGAGCTCAACGAGTCCCGGGCGTTCGACCAGATCGACAACGCGCCGGAAGAGAAGCAGCGCGGCATCACGATCAACATCTCGCACGTCGAGTACCAGACCGAGAAGCGTCACTACGCCCACGTGGACGCCCCCGGTCACGCGGACTACATCAAGAACATGATCACCGGTGCCGCCCAGATGGACGGCGCGATCCTGGTGGTCGCCGCGACCGACGGCCCGATGCCGCAGACCCGTGAGCACGTGCTGCTCGCCCGCCAGGTCGGCGTGCCCTACATCGTGGTGGCCCTGAACAAGGCCGACATGGTGGACGACGAGGAGATCCTCGAGCTCGTCGAGCTGGAGGTCCGCGAGCTGCTGTCCTCGCAGGAGTTCCCCGGCGACGACGCCCCCGTGGTCAAGGTCTCCGGCCTCAAGGCCCTCGAGGGCGACGCCAAGTGGGCCGAGTCGGTTCTCGAGCTCATGCAGGCCGTCGACGACAACGTGCCGGACCCGGTGCGTGACCTCGACAAGCCGTTCCTGATGCCGATCGAGGACGTCTTCACCATCACCGGCCGCGGCACCGTCGTGACCGGTCGCGTGGAGCGCGGCCAGATCAACGTCAACGAAGAGGTCGAGATCGTGGGTATCCGCGAGAAGTCGACCAAGACCACCGTCACCGGTGTCGAGATGTTCCGCAAGCTGCTCGACTCGGGCCAGGCCGGTGACAACGTCGGTCTGCTGCTCCGCGGCATCAAGCGCGAGGACGTCGAGCGCGGCCAGGTCGTCGTGAAGCCCGGCACCACGACTCCGCACACGGAGTTCGAGGGCTCGGTCTACATCCTGTCCAAGGACGAGGGTGGCCGGCACACGCCGTTCTTCAACAACTACCGCCCGCAGTTCTACTTCCGCACGACCGACGTGACCGGCGTCGTGACCCTCCCCGAGGGCACCGAGATGGTCATGCCGGGTGACAACACCGAGATCAAGGTGCAGCTCATCCAGCCGGTCGCCATGGACGAGGGTCTGCGGTTCGCCATCCGTGAGGGTGGCCGGACCGTCGGCGCGGGCCAGGTCACCAAGATCATCAAGTGA
- the rplD gene encoding 50S ribosomal protein L4 → MTSVELKTPAGSAEGTVELPAEIFDVQANVPLMHQVVVAQQAAARQGTHDTKTRGEVSGGGKKPYRQKGTGRARQGSTRAPQFAGGGTVHGPTPRDYTQRTPKKMKAAALRGALSDRARAGQVHVITELVSGEKPSTKEAKKVLAAVTQAKRLLVVLHREDEQGWLSARNLPNVHLINPDQLNTYDVLVNDDVVFTKAAYDAFIAGPVKGKAAKASARASEVEGSEAQ, encoded by the coding sequence ATGACCAGCGTCGAGCTGAAGACCCCGGCCGGCAGCGCCGAGGGCACCGTCGAGCTCCCCGCCGAGATCTTCGACGTGCAGGCCAACGTGCCGCTGATGCACCAGGTCGTGGTGGCCCAGCAGGCCGCCGCGCGCCAGGGCACGCACGACACGAAGACCCGCGGCGAGGTCTCCGGTGGCGGCAAGAAGCCGTACCGCCAGAAGGGCACCGGCCGCGCCCGCCAGGGTTCGACCCGCGCCCCGCAGTTCGCCGGCGGTGGCACCGTCCACGGCCCCACGCCGCGCGACTACACCCAGCGCACCCCGAAGAAGATGAAGGCCGCTGCCCTGCGTGGCGCCCTCTCCGACCGGGCGCGCGCCGGCCAGGTGCACGTCATCACCGAGCTGGTGTCGGGCGAGAAGCCCAGCACCAAGGAGGCGAAGAAGGTCCTCGCCGCCGTGACCCAGGCCAAGCGCCTGCTGGTCGTGCTGCACCGCGAGGACGAGCAGGGCTGGCTGTCGGCCCGCAACCTGCCGAACGTGCACCTGATCAACCCCGACCAGCTCAACACCTACGACGTGCTGGTCAACGACGACGTGGTGTTCACCAAGGCCGCGTACGACGCCTTCATCGCCGGTCCCGTCAAGGGCAAGGCGGCCAAGGCTTCGGCTCGGGCCAGCGAGGTTGAAGGGAGTGAAGCGCAGTGA
- a CDS encoding type VII secretion target: protein MSGGFSVDVGALRKTAAAAAAQTSQVSALQQQMQDADVPPVSWGLLGQPIVHTVYRDMLGQLKDHLAQMAEGYQAIGAKLTKAADMYAAMDDGVVAAFRDIGEDLDEAAEGVV, encoded by the coding sequence GTGAGCGGGGGCTTCTCGGTCGACGTCGGAGCGCTGCGCAAGACGGCCGCCGCGGCGGCCGCGCAGACCTCGCAGGTCAGCGCCTTGCAGCAGCAGATGCAGGACGCCGACGTGCCGCCGGTGTCGTGGGGCCTGCTCGGGCAGCCCATCGTGCACACCGTCTACCGGGACATGCTGGGCCAGCTGAAGGACCACCTGGCGCAGATGGCCGAGGGCTACCAGGCGATCGGCGCGAAGCTGACGAAGGCCGCCGACATGTACGCCGCCATGGACGACGGCGTGGTCGCCGCGTTCCGGGACATCGGCGAAGACCTGGACGAGGCAGCCGAGGGAGTGGTCTGA
- the rplW gene encoding 50S ribosomal protein L23 translates to MSSVAIPDPRDIVLAPVISEKSYGLLEDHKYTFEVRPDANKTQIKIAVEQIFGVKVVSVNTLNRQGKRKRTRYGFGKRKNVKRAVVTLSAESKPIEIFGGPAA, encoded by the coding sequence GTGAGCAGCGTTGCCATCCCGGACCCTCGTGACATCGTGCTCGCGCCGGTGATCTCCGAGAAGTCCTACGGGCTCCTCGAGGACCACAAGTACACGTTCGAGGTCCGGCCGGACGCCAACAAGACGCAGATCAAGATCGCCGTCGAGCAGATCTTCGGCGTCAAGGTCGTCAGCGTGAACACGCTGAACCGGCAGGGCAAGCGCAAGCGGACCCGCTACGGCTTCGGCAAGCGCAAGAACGTCAAGCGCGCCGTCGTGACGCTGTCCGCCGAGAGCAAGCCGATCGAGATCTTCGGCGGACCCGCCGCGTAA
- a CDS encoding WXG100 family type VII secretion target, translating to MPTNEEALVGHLGDFAGEYDTEANLERLVDTPAGQLYDKGEQAFDATSKLRQAMDDGDLRALASDGFHALSAATSFVDEAAGTITGIVSDPLGWLISNGVSFLISWIEPLNEALELVTGDPEALQAGADAFNALGGDIERLCADTEKLLVEGLAGWEGPAAAAAGERLAEFRDGLKGTAGATGEIATLLAVSSAVMSVIKDVITSIISDFVEWLIVTWLAALAASTVTFGGSLTVATGATAVRAGTETMKANRWVLKLKQIIDKLNELIGRIQAFLAKIPGFRKLADGLGTADSRVGKLVDGTLTENLGDELVGKLKDGTETLGGAIRERAGKTIRDSAVEAAKEKVFSTYDNIAKDGSGEEIKIPDLAGTAKAASETVQPFKDAVERRGAAGDPDMDDAEISGKLDF from the coding sequence GTGCCGACCAACGAAGAGGCGCTGGTCGGCCACCTCGGCGACTTCGCGGGCGAGTACGACACCGAGGCGAACCTGGAGCGCCTCGTGGACACCCCGGCGGGACAGCTCTACGACAAGGGCGAACAGGCGTTCGACGCCACGTCCAAGCTCCGGCAGGCCATGGACGACGGCGACCTCCGGGCGCTGGCGAGCGACGGTTTCCACGCGCTCAGCGCGGCCACGAGCTTCGTGGACGAGGCGGCCGGCACCATCACCGGCATCGTCTCCGATCCGCTGGGCTGGCTGATCTCCAACGGCGTGAGCTTCCTGATCAGCTGGATCGAGCCGCTCAACGAGGCGCTCGAGCTGGTCACCGGCGATCCAGAGGCGCTGCAGGCCGGCGCGGACGCCTTCAACGCGCTGGGCGGGGACATCGAGCGGCTGTGCGCCGACACCGAGAAGCTGCTCGTCGAGGGCCTTGCCGGCTGGGAAGGCCCCGCTGCCGCGGCGGCGGGCGAACGGCTGGCGGAGTTCCGGGACGGGCTCAAGGGCACCGCGGGCGCCACCGGCGAGATCGCGACACTGCTCGCGGTCAGCTCGGCCGTGATGAGCGTGATCAAAGACGTGATCACCAGCATCATCAGCGACTTCGTGGAGTGGCTGATCGTGACCTGGCTCGCCGCGCTCGCGGCGTCCACCGTCACGTTCGGCGGCTCGCTCACCGTGGCGACGGGAGCCACCGCCGTGCGAGCAGGCACGGAGACCATGAAGGCCAACCGCTGGGTTCTCAAGCTCAAGCAGATCATCGACAAGCTCAACGAGCTCATCGGCAGGATCCAGGCGTTTCTGGCGAAGATCCCCGGGTTCCGGAAGCTCGCCGACGGCCTGGGCACCGCGGACAGCCGGGTCGGCAAGCTCGTCGACGGCACGCTGACCGAGAACCTGGGCGACGAACTCGTCGGCAAGCTCAAGGACGGCACCGAGACGCTCGGCGGCGCGATCCGCGAGCGGGCAGGCAAGACGATCCGGGACTCGGCGGTCGAGGCCGCCAAGGAGAAGGTGTTCTCGACCTACGACAACATCGCGAAGGACGGCAGCGGCGAGGAGATCAAGATCCCGGACCTGGCGGGCACCGCCAAGGCGGCCAGCGAGACCGTTCAGCCGTTCAAGGACGCCGTCGAGCGGCGGGGGGCTGCCGGGGATCCGGACATGGACGACGCCGAGATCAGCGGCAAGCTCGACTTCTGA
- a CDS encoding YbaB/EbfC family nucleoid-associated protein: MAYGSHGDLVEQLQQKLRRIDELKQQGEQRQAAFTRMKDEIGELSVTVSSPDRGVTVVAGPGGSVQSVRVTEEALQGSAIQLSSTITTTIHEAVAAAARRQAAIVQDALGPSSNVLEQVLQTQAEAFGTSVAALKATVADERPVVPQRPIDQGADFAEEDFLAEQQPARPARPEVRRRPAEDDDFLDPFDEGDRR, encoded by the coding sequence ATGGCCTACGGCAGCCATGGCGACCTGGTCGAGCAGCTGCAGCAGAAGCTGCGCCGGATCGACGAGCTGAAGCAGCAGGGTGAGCAGCGGCAGGCCGCGTTCACCCGGATGAAGGACGAGATCGGCGAGCTGTCGGTCACCGTGTCCTCCCCCGACCGGGGCGTGACGGTCGTCGCCGGGCCGGGCGGGAGCGTGCAGTCGGTGCGGGTGACCGAGGAGGCGTTGCAGGGCAGCGCGATCCAGCTGTCGTCGACGATCACGACGACGATCCACGAGGCGGTCGCCGCGGCGGCCCGCAGGCAGGCGGCGATCGTGCAGGACGCGCTCGGGCCGTCCAGCAACGTGCTGGAGCAGGTGCTGCAGACCCAGGCGGAGGCGTTCGGCACCAGCGTGGCCGCGCTGAAGGCGACGGTCGCGGACGAGCGCCCGGTGGTGCCGCAGCGGCCCATCGACCAGGGTGCGGACTTCGCCGAGGAGGACTTCCTGGCCGAGCAGCAGCCGGCCCGCCCGGCCCGCCCGGAGGTCCGCCGCAGGCCCGCCGAGGACGACGACTTCCTGGACCCGTTCGACGAGGGTGACCGCCGGTGA
- the rplC gene encoding 50S ribosomal protein L3: MSDRQVKGILGTKLGMTQVFGEDNRIVPVTVVQAGPNVVTQIRTQDNDGYQAVQLAFGAVDPRKVNKPVTGHFQKAGVTPRRYLAELRTTDAESYEVGQEITAEVFPAGSRVDVTGTSKGKGYAGVMKRHGFKGQGASHGNQAKHRAPGSIGGCATPGRVFKGLRMAGRMGGVKVTTQGLTVHDVRAEEGLLLIKGAVPGPKGSLVFVKTAAKGGANE, from the coding sequence ATGTCTGACAGGCAAGTAAAGGGCATCCTGGGCACCAAGCTCGGCATGACCCAGGTCTTCGGCGAGGACAACCGGATCGTTCCGGTGACCGTCGTGCAGGCCGGGCCGAACGTGGTGACCCAGATCCGTACCCAGGACAACGACGGCTACCAGGCCGTGCAGCTGGCTTTCGGCGCCGTGGACCCGCGCAAGGTCAACAAGCCGGTGACCGGCCACTTCCAGAAGGCGGGCGTGACCCCGCGGCGTTACCTCGCCGAGCTGCGCACGACCGACGCCGAGAGCTACGAGGTCGGCCAGGAGATCACCGCCGAGGTGTTCCCCGCCGGCTCGCGCGTCGACGTCACGGGCACCAGCAAGGGCAAGGGCTACGCCGGTGTCATGAAGCGCCACGGCTTCAAGGGCCAGGGCGCCAGCCACGGTAACCAGGCGAAGCACCGCGCCCCCGGCTCGATCGGTGGCTGCGCCACCCCGGGCCGTGTGTTCAAGGGCCTGCGGATGGCCGGCCGCATGGGTGGCGTCAAGGTCACCACGCAGGGCCTGACCGTCCACGACGTGCGCGCCGAAGAGGGCCTGCTGCTGATCAAGGGCGCCGTCCCCGGCCCCAAGGGCAGCCTCGTCTTCGTCAAGACCGCCGCGAAGGGTGGTGCTAACGAATGA